From a region of the Vanrija pseudolonga chromosome 2, complete sequence genome:
- the psiT1_0 gene encoding Major facilitator-type transporter psiT1 codes for MAGVDGHYDNDDRPEPSSSKKTSIWQRVTRRRRASATPDERTPLLPDSPTSVDSVAAAKQQLSSRRVIEPIHLVYIAAFLLFMTYSFTQASLTYSFRVFTCEAYYEEEGHEWNGIGDRCDAGPVLNRVAKSVSLMGALITGSMFFNLFLTTWFIDRFGIKAALFQQTIWGAFRNLCQIYAISIGGSRGIWIIQATQLFNLIGGAGGSQLAANAYIDALSSEEERTGNFGRISGVFMLGAGIGSTIGGLAEQWGGLIRPFQCAFFLLVFCTVYGFLFLPYIPPAHGAPKAASTEGEGDDEEQQQPETKRPGMLAPLAVFIPRKVTITTPEGSTATKTDYNVFLLGLGTFVSVLATWYVQTALQLISQNVFGFKPDASGFMITTTQLTRAFFLTVCFPRIIRWGRRWVASSDSAPPSETPTPRPSSPVPAAEHHVPPAAVTRRRSSTTLHSGFKRIRRPSGLDEHPELLEQAELPDPITGEPHVGLELPEVVPENNKRLASAFDLYFLRGSILLDGLLTGAVTFATERWHLYAAAFILPFASGTSPAARGVIMDFVGNDLRAEVLSGIALIEKIAQVVTISMFGVVLPILADIERPMWIFAVDAAVAVVAWFILIPVQTPKRVQLVGGVST; via the exons ATGGCTGGCGTGGACGGACACTACGACAATGACGACCGACCCGaacccagcagcagcaagaagACGTCCATTTGGCAGCGCGtgacgcggcgccgacgagcctcggcgacaccggacgagcgcacgccgctgctgcccgactcgccgacgtcggtgGACAGCGTCGCAGCCGCCAAGCAGCAGCTCAGCAGTCGACGGGTCATCGAGCCCATTCACCTCGTCTAcatcgccgccttcctcctgTTCATGACCTACAGCTTCACCCAAGCGTCGCTGACCTACTCTTTCCGCGTGTTCACCTGCGAGGCGTACTACGAAGAGGAGGGCCACGAGTGGAACGGCATCGGCGATAGATGCGATGCCGGCCCGGTGCTCAACCGAGTGGCCAAGAGCGTGTCGTTGATGGGCGCGCTCATCACAGGCTCGA TGTTCTTCAACCTCTTTCTCACGACGTGGTTTATCGATCGATTCGGAATCAAGGCGGCGCTGTTCCAGCAGACCATTTGGGGAGCATTCCGCAACCTATGCCAGATCTACGCCATCAGCATcggcggctcgcgcggcATCTGGATCATCCAGGCGACGCAGCTCTTCAACCtcatcggcggcgcaggcgggtCGCAGCTCGCGGCCAACGCGTACATCGACGCGCTgagcagcgaggaggagcggaCGGGCAACTTTGGTCGAATCTCTGGCGTGTTcatgctcggcgcgggcatCGGCAGCACGATCGGTGGCCTCGCGGAACAATGGGGCGGCCTCATCCGGCCATTCCAGTGCGCATTTTTCCTGCTCGTCTTCTGCACAGTGTACGGGTTCCTCTTCCTGCCCTACATCCCGCCCGCCCATGGTGCTCCCAAGGCGGCCAGCACCGAAGGCgagggggacgacgaggagcagcagcagccagagACCAAACGCCCCGGCATGCTCGCAcccctcgccgtcttcaTTCCACGAAAGGTGACCATTACGACACCCGAGGGCAGCACGGCGACAAAGACCGACTACAATgtcttcctcctcgggctgGGCACGTTCGTGTCCGTCCTCGCGACGTGGTATGTCCAGACGGCGCTCCAGCTCATCTCCCAAAACGTCTTTGGCTTCAAGCCCGACGCGTCCGGCTTCATGATCACCACGACACAGCTCACACGTGCCTTCTTCCTCACCGTGTGCTTCCCGCGCATCATCCGATGGGGCAGGCGGTGGGTCGCGAGCTCCGACTCGGCACCACCAAGcgagacgccgacgccgcggccctcgtcccccgtccccgccgccgagcaccatGTTCCGCCCGCTGCTGTGACACGGCGCCGCTCCAGCACGACCCTGCACTCTGGGTTCAAGCGCATCCGCCGCCCGTCTGGTCTGGACGAACATCCCGAGTtgctcgagcaggccgagctcccCGACCCCATCACTGGTGAGCCGCATGTCGGGCTCGAGCTACCCGAGGTAGTGCCCGAGAACAACAAGCGCCTGGCGAGTGCGTTCGACCTCTACTTCCTGCGTGGGAGCATCCTACTCGATGGGCTCCTCACTGGTGCCGTGACCTTTGCCACCGAGCGCTGGCACCTGTACGCTGCGGCCTTTATCCTCCCCTTTGCCTCTGGGACGTCGCCGGCCGCCCGAGGCGTCATCATGGACTTTGTTGGCAACGATCTCCGCGCAGAGGTGTTGTCTGGGATTGCGCTGATCGAGAAGATTG CCCAGGTGGTCACCATCAGCATGTTTGGCGTCGTGTTGCCCATCCTCGCAGATATCGAGCGGCCCATGTGGATCTTtgctgtcgacgccgctgtgGCCGTCGTTGCCTGGTTTATCCTCATCCCAGTGCAGACGCCAAAGAGGGTGCAGCTCgtgggcggggtgagcaCATAG
- the pepN gene encoding Aminopeptidase N, producing MSSLLNLTRDECAQRSRELAVDTYRISLDLTALNDPETTTFRSQTKVEFTSTTASTWLDLVADKVTAVTINGASAEVKYNGARVQLDGLVNGPNTVVVTAQCIYSHTGEGLHRFTDPVDGKTYAYTHFEPTDARRVYACFEQPDLKGKITFEVAAPKDVGVFSNQSVASEDGGVTVFNPTLPLSTYLSALAVGPYYVVHDKYEDVPLAAMCRQSMKEYLEAEEIFRITKQGLAFFNKAFGYPYPWGKYDSIFLPEYNIGAMEHPGLVTFSENAYIFRGAATIAQRESRAEVILHEMTHMWFGDLVTPKWWDGTWLKESFADLMGYLVANEAAGFEGPWISFGLGRKQGAYTMDVRPTTHPIATDVPDLEAARQNFDSITYNKGAATLKQLMAYAGRDAFFAASQKYFKRLAFGTATLDDLIASLKETSTADLSEWVPSWLHTTGPSVITTVREGGKLYVETESKDVLTGKDVARNHRVKVSTFARGKKGVERTASVSVLLDKPRVEIPLPEGTVVDLAIANDDDLTYALLRFDDASVDVLVEQLSTVQPTLTRAVAWSALWNMVRDAKLPAARFLDAVINNASTETDSVLLNLILSLGYSAVAAYLNPSFRDAAGARFVAAIASGLSAATPGTDLQRTWANAIAAYGGLSKSSVHTLRETLDGEVTKLELTPTLRWGILRTLASLSAVTDAELEAEYARDKTMTGATALVRARASFPGAENKKRVWDEVTGDDKITNDRQGALLVGFNAGPDSDREAFIKPYFDSLTSWWSAKTMTMASRLVLLAFPDTTVNDGQVGNNKVELLAQGWLDANPDAPRALRRIIIERLDDTRRVLRGQA from the coding sequence ATGAGCTCGCTCCTCAACCTCACGCGCGACGAGTGCGCACAGCGCAGCCGCGAACTCGCGGTCGACACGTACCGTATCTCGCTCGACCTGACGGCGCTCAACGACcccgagacgacgacgttcAGATCACAGACAAAGGTCGAGTTTACATCGACGACGGCTTCGACAtggctcgacctcgttgcGGACAAGGTCACGGCTGTGACCATCAACGGTGCTAGCGCCGAGGTCAAGTACAACGGCGCGCGTGtgcagctcgacggcctggtCAATGGCCCCAACACGGTCGTGGTCACGGCCCAGTGCATCTACAGCCATACCGGCGAGGGCCTGCACCGTTTCACCGACCCCGTCGATGGCAAGACGTACGCATACACCCACTTTGAGCCGACCGACGCACGCCGCGTGTACGCCTGCTTTGAGCAGCCCGacctcaagggcaagatcaccttcgaggtggcggcgcccAAGGACGTCGGCGTGTTCAGCAACCAGTCggtcgcgagcgaggacggcggcgtgacCGTCTTCAACCCGACACTCCCGCTTTCGACGTACCtctccgccctcgccgttGGCCCTTACTATGTCGTTCACGACAAGTACGAGGAcgtgcccctcgccgccatgtGCCGCCAGTCGATGAAGGAGtacctcgaggccgaggaaaTCTTCCGCATCACCAAGCAGGGCCTCGCCTTCTTCAACAAGGCGTTCGGCTACCCCTACCCGTGGGGCAAATACGACTCGATCTTCCTCCCCGAGTACAACATTGGTGCGATGGAGCACCCCGGCCTCGTGACCTTCAGCGAGAACGCCTACATCTTCCGTGGTGCCGCCACCATCGCCCAGCGCGAGTcacgcgccgaggtcatccTCCACGAGATGACCCACATGTGGTTCGGCGACCTGGTCACCCCCAAGTGGTGGGATGGCACTTGGCTCAAAGAGTCGTTCGCCGACCTCATGGGCtacctcgtcgccaacgaggccgccggcttCGAGGGCCCGTGGATCTCCTTTGGTCTGGGACGCAAGCAGGGCGCGTACACTATGGACGTGCGGCCCACTACCCACCCAATCGCTACCGACGTCCCCGATCTCGAGGCTGCGCGCCAGAACTTTGACAGCATCACGTACAACAAgggcgcggcgacgctcAAGCAACTCATGGCGTATGCCGGTCGCGATGCCTTCTTCGCCGCGTCGCAGAAGTACTTCAAGCGCCTGGCCTTTGGCACcgcgacgctcgacgacctcatcgCCAGCCTGAAGGAGACATCGACGGCCGACTTGTCCGAGTGGGTCCCATCGTGGCTCCACACTACCGGCCCGTCGGTTATCACGACGGTCCGCGAAGGCGGCAAGCTCTATGTCGAGACCGAGTCCAAGGACGTGCTCACTGGCAAGGATGTGGCCCGTAACCACCGCGTCAAGGTCTCGACCTTTGCACGCGGCAAGAAGGGTGTCgagcgcacggcgtcggtcTCTGTTCTCCTCGACAAGCCCCGCGTCGAGATCCCCTTGCCCGAGGGCACCGTTGTCGACCTTGCCAttgccaacgacgacgacctgacGTATGCGCTCCTGCGCTTCGACGACGCCtccgtcgacgtcctcgtcgagcagctctcGACCGTCCAGCCGACGCTcacccgcgccgtcgcgtggTCGGCCCTCTGGAACATGGTCCGCGATGCCAagctgcctgctgcgcgcttcctcgacgccgtcatcAACAACGCGTCCACCGAGACCGACTCGGTCCTGCTCAACCTCATTCTCAGCCTTGGCTACAGCGCCGTGGCAGCGTACCTCAACCCCTCgttccgcgacgccgccggtgcACGCTttgtcgccgccatcgcctcCGGCctgtccgccgccacgcccggcACCGACCTCCAGCGCACCTGGGCGAATGCCATTGCGGCCTATGGCGGCTTGAGCAAGAGCTCCGTGCACACCCTCCGCGAGACCCTCGATGGCGAGgtcaccaagctcgagctGACACCGACCCTTCGCTGGGGCATTCTTCGCACACTCGCCTCGCTCAGCGCCGTGACTGACGCCGAACTCGAGGCCGAGTACGCCCGCGACAAGACAATGACTGGCGCCACAGCCCTCGTCCGGGCCCGCGCGTCTTTCCCAGGCGCGGAAAACAAGAAGCGGGTTTGGGACGAGGTgacgggcgacgacaagatCACCAACGACCGCCAGGGTGCGCTCCTGGTGGGCTTCAACGCCGGCCCCGACTCGGACCGCGAGGCGTTCATCAAGCCCTATTTTGACTCGCTGACATCGTGGTGGTCGGCCAAGACCATGACCATGGCGTCGaggctcgtcctccttgccTTCCCCGACACTACGGTCAACGACGGCCAGGTCGGCAACAACAAGGTCGAACTGCTGGCCCAGGGctggctcgacgccaacCCCGACGCACCGCGCGCCCTCAGGCGCATCATTATCGAGCGACTGGATGACACGAGGAGGGTGCTGCGTGGGCAGGCTTAG
- the aq_768 gene encoding RNA 2',3'-cyclic phosphodiesterase, whose translation MSTTLRRCFIALDITPQARTALTSVLDEMHALRGADKRAAQVLSPVPAANLHLTLAFLGDIDDSAVDKLSMVLTAVASTQRPITNTQIDGMGWDGSARRPRLIYAPVSSGRDVFAFAGVLSRLCADLGIGKQEQSPYVPHITLARVDGNAGDPRSVGEWMTAYPPRSWGAIDGSAIVLYESRRDSRQYIPLLRAPLSG comes from the coding sequence atgtcgacgaccttgagACGATGCTTTATCGCACTCGACATCACCCCGCAAGCTCGCACGGCGCTCACCTCTGTCCTCGACGAAATGCATGCGCTCCGCGGTGCCGACAAGCGGGCAGCCCAAGTCCTGTCACCGGTGCCAGCAGCAAACCTCCACCTGACGCTCGCGTTTCTCGGCGACATTGACGACAGCGCCGTGGACAAGCTGTCGATGGTGCTTACGGCGGTTGCATCAACTCAGAGGCCCATCACCAACACCCAGATCGACGGGATGGGATGGGATGGCtctgcacgccgcccacgacTGATCTACGCGCCCGTCTCGTCTGGCCGCGACGTGTTCGCATTTGCAGGCGTTCTTTCCAGGCTTtgcgccgacctcggcattGGCAAGCAAGAACAGAGTCCATACGTACCGCACATCACCcttgcgcgcgtcgacggcaaTGCTGGTGACCCGCGATCAGTGGGAGAGTGGATGACGGCGTACCCTCCTCGGTCTTGGGGGGCCATCGACGGCAGCGCCATTGTCCTGTACGAGAGTCGTCGTGACTCTCGACAATACATCCCATTGCTACGTGCTCCTTTGAGCGGATAG
- the cpr-c1_1 gene encoding NADPH-dependent conjugated polyketone reductase C1, whose product MPFSTIKLNNGTEIPAIGFGTWKIPVPVAVGQVDQAIEVGFDHIDTAQTYGNEREVGQALKESGLSRKDVYITTKWSGTDGKGPRQSIEESLEKLGVDHVDLYLIHHPRLTGGDIPGIWKQFEQFVKEGKTKSIGVSNFTVDDLKVLLKHANIKPVVNQIQLQPYDIGITQPLLDFHAEQNIVTEGYSTLVPLTSRPGGPVDKPVNEIAGRLGVAHEQVLLAWSKAKGAVILSTSSKKDRLERYLAVGDIELTNDDVKAIDEAGIKGGPGRTGYKLYLHRAVKATAVVGLLTFAAWRYL is encoded by the exons ATGCCCTTCAGCACTATCAAGCTCAACAACGGGACCGAGATCCCCGCCATTGGATTCGGCACTTGGAAGATCCCCGTCCCCGTCGCCGTGGGGCAGGTCGACCAGGCCATCGAGGTGGGCTTTGACCACATCGACACGGCTCAGA CCTATGGaaacgagcgcgaggtcggccaggCTCTCAAGGAGAGCGGTCTGTCCCGCAAGGATGTCTACATCACCACCAAGTGGTCGggcaccgacggcaagggTCCCCGCCAGAGCATCGAAGAGTCGCTCGAGaaactcggcgtcgaccacgtcgacCTGTACCTCATCCACCACCCGCGTCTGACTGGCGGCGATATCCCGGGTATCTGGAAGCAGTTTGAGCAGTTTGTTAAAGAGGGCAAGACCAAATCGATTGGTGTGTCAAA CTtcaccgtcgacgacctcaaggtGCTCCTCAAGCACGCCAACATCAAGCCTGTCGTCAACCAGATCCAGCTTCAGCCCTACGACATTGGCATCACCCAGCCCCTCCTCGACTTCCACGCCGAGCAGAACATTGTGACCGAGGGCTACTCGACCCTCGTGCCCCTCACCTCGCGCCCCGGCGGCCCAGTCGACAAGCCTGTCAACGAGatcgccggccggctcggcgtcgcgcacgagcaggtcctcctcgcgtggtccaaggccaagggcgccgTTATCCTGTCTACCAGCTCCAAGAAGGACCGCCTTGAGCGGTACCTCGCCGTGGGCGACATTGAGCTcaccaacgacgacgtcaaggccaTTGACGAGGCCGGCATCAAGGGCGGGCCTGGTCGCACGGGCTACAAGCTGTACCTCCACCGCGCTGTCAaggccaccgccgtcgtcggcctgctcaCCTTTGCCGCATGGCGCTACCTGTAA
- the APO1 gene encoding Aromatic peroxygenase yields MKLTLLAPALVALAPLASAYPWMAEEAQRDLDAYSRLSARDLEARADNPIFGSVLGFLQGVTALPGQIANLTNAIKEAQDALGAVPGNPDARIKLPWNQITPEAIYETLGIKRVPDASDHKRGLVKAWGPAENDQHPYIPYDPRNPDHAGWQRGPCPGLNTVANHGYIPRNGIVNPVDLFIGLFEGLSLSPDLCALLCFAGFVWKGDLLTMTMSIGGNKDVSGKVIRQAPGISQHGFLEGDASMTRGDAAIGDQVHLNQTRYQRLKHYSGAGTGKFDITIGSLGASRKEVYDDCVKNNPKCDINPLRMVVMYAESGFGHEVFRGSGQVLTEDILDHFFIQERFPPGWSRRFTPVTSVEMGAWGAAVWASNPVIPGISLGGIFLPVPTINSLLQIGSAFNGGKPNFGLLKGAFCSVLGLVLGFVPGTITDGLASVNVPGFSNLAAC; encoded by the coding sequence ATGAAGCttaccctcctcgccccggcACTCGTGGCGCTGGCccccctcgcctcggcctaCCCATGGATGGCTGAAGAGGcccagcgcgacctcgacgcttACAGCCGCCTGTCTGCGCGTGACCTCGAGGCGCGTGCCGACAACCCCATCTTTGGCAGTGTCCTGGGCTTCCTCCAGGGGGTGACTGCCCTTCCTGGCCAGATCGCAAACCTCACCAACGCGATCAAGGAGGCACaggacgccctcggcgccgtcccTGGCAACCCCGACGCGCGCATCAAGCTCCCCTGGAACCAGATCACCCCCGAGGCCATCTACGAGACTCTGGGCATCAAGCGCGTCCCCGATGCCAGCGACCACAAGCGTGGCCTCGTCAAGGCCTGGGGACCGGCCGAGAACGACCAGCACCCTTACATCCCCTACGACCCCCGCAACCCCGACCACGCTGGTTGGCAGCGCGGCCCTTGCCCCGGCCTCAACACTGTCGCCAACCACGGCTACATCCCCCGTAACGGTATCGTCAACCCCGTCGACCTGTTCATCGGCCTGTTTGAAGGTCTCTCGCTGTCCCCCGACCTCTGTGCCCTCCTCTGCTTTGCTGGCTTTGTGTGGAAGGGTGACCTTCTCACGATGACCATGTCGATTGGCGGCAACAAGGACGTCAGCGGCAAGGTTATCCGCCAGGCCCCCGGTATCTCGCAGCACGGcttcctcgagggcgacgcgtcCATGACCCGTGGCGATGCTGCCATCGGTGACCAGGTGCACCTCAACCAGACCAGGTACCAGCGTCTCAAGCACTACTCTGGTGCCGGCACCGGCAAGTTCGACATCACCAttggctcgctcggcgccagccgcAAGGAGGTGTACGACGACTGCGTCAAGAATAACCCCAAGTGCGACATCAACCCCCTCCGCATGGTCGTCATGTACGCCGAGAGTGGCTTCGGCCACGAGGTGTTCCGCGGCAGTGGCCAGGTGTTGACTGAGGACATCCTCGACCACTTCTTCATTCAGGAGCGCTTCCCACCCGGATGGTCGCGCCGCTTCACCCCTGTCACCTCGGTCGAGATGGGTGCGTGGGGTGCTGCCGTGTGGGCTTCCAACCCCGTCATCCCGGGCATCTCGCTTGGTGGCATCTTCCTGCCCGTCCCCACCATCAACAGCCTGCTCCAGATTGGCAGCGCCTTCAATGGTGGCAAGCCCAACTTTGGCTTGCTCAAGGGAGCGTTCTGCAGTGTTCTTGGGCTTGTGCTTGGCTTTGTGCCCGGCACCATCACCGATGGCCTTGCGTCGGTCAACGTCCCAGGCTTCTCCAACCTCGCGGCGTGCTAG